A stretch of Methanocalculus natronophilus DNA encodes these proteins:
- a CDS encoding DNA topoisomerase subunit B, translating to MNSTYNADHITVLEGLAPVRERPAMYIGSTDARGLHHLIYEVVDNSIDEALAGYCSHIDVSINPDGSCTIEDDGRGVPIDTMPKYGKSALEVVMTVLHAGGKFDKNTYQVSGGLHGVGVSVVNALSEWMVVEVFRDGRIHSMRFERGGVVSPLSSAPESEEEIRERLKKRYGSRLEAMNQHDPAISTGTRITFKPDTTIFETTHFDFDVISSRLRELAFLNSNVRIRVLDKRSGDGETFYYEGGISEFVRYLNDGKEALYPDVIFLSRKDEEHKVEVDVAIQYNSGYSETLFTFVNSVNTREGGTHLEGFRSALTRAINSSAKKNNHIKGEISLKGDDVREGLCAIISVRIANPQFEGQTKMRLGNSNVRGIVDSLVYQYLTEYFEENPKIIGIISEKASTAARAREAARNARELARRKTSLESSTLPGKLADCSERDPSKSEIYIVEGDSAGGSAKQGRSRKFQAILPLRGKILNVEKATEHKILKNLEINALISAIGTGIGTNFDPERARYHSIIIMTDADVDGAHISTLLLTFFYRYMTELIEMGYIYLAQPPLYRVSKGRKERYVFREDEMRKAVLEMGENGVHVQRYKGLGEMNAQQLWETTMDPSRRVLKQVRIEDAIHANDIFEKLMGENVSARKDFIKRHALEVKNLDI from the coding sequence ATGAATAGCACATATAATGCAGACCATATTACAGTTCTTGAAGGGCTTGCTCCGGTACGGGAGCGGCCTGCAATGTACATCGGGAGCACCGATGCCCGGGGGCTGCACCATCTCATCTATGAGGTGGTGGACAATTCAATTGATGAGGCGCTGGCAGGCTATTGCAGCCATATCGATGTCTCGATAAATCCTGACGGCTCATGCACCATCGAGGATGACGGCAGGGGTGTTCCAATTGATACCATGCCGAAGTACGGGAAGAGCGCCCTTGAGGTGGTTATGACCGTCCTGCATGCAGGTGGGAAATTTGATAAAAACACGTACCAGGTCTCAGGCGGCCTGCATGGTGTTGGTGTCTCGGTCGTCAATGCCCTCTCCGAATGGATGGTTGTCGAGGTCTTCCGTGACGGCAGGATTCATTCGATGCGGTTTGAACGGGGGGGTGTTGTCTCCCCCCTCTCGTCTGCTCCTGAATCTGAGGAGGAGATCCGTGAGCGGCTGAAAAAGCGGTACGGCTCCCGGCTCGAGGCGATGAACCAGCATGATCCCGCAATCTCAACCGGAACGCGGATCACCTTCAAGCCTGATACAACAATCTTTGAAACCACCCACTTTGATTTTGATGTGATCAGTTCCCGCCTGAGAGAGCTTGCGTTCCTCAACAGCAATGTCCGGATACGTGTTCTCGACAAACGGAGCGGGGATGGGGAGACCTTCTATTACGAAGGCGGCATAAGCGAGTTTGTCAGGTACCTCAATGACGGCAAAGAGGCTCTCTACCCTGATGTGATCTTTCTCTCACGGAAGGATGAGGAGCATAAGGTTGAGGTGGATGTCGCAATCCAGTACAACAGCGGCTACAGCGAGACCCTCTTCACCTTTGTCAACAGTGTCAACACCAGGGAAGGAGGAACCCACCTTGAAGGGTTCCGGTCTGCGCTCACCCGGGCAATTAACAGCTCGGCAAAGAAAAATAACCATATCAAGGGCGAGATATCCTTAAAGGGCGATGATGTCAGGGAAGGTCTCTGCGCCATCATCAGCGTCAGGATCGCAAACCCCCAGTTCGAGGGCCAGACAAAGATGCGGCTTGGCAACTCCAATGTCCGGGGCATCGTCGACTCCCTCGTCTACCAGTATCTGACCGAATATTTTGAGGAGAATCCCAAAATCATCGGTATCATTTCGGAAAAGGCATCGACAGCAGCACGTGCCCGCGAGGCGGCACGCAACGCACGTGAGCTCGCCCGGAGGAAGACGTCACTTGAATCCTCAACGCTCCCCGGCAAACTTGCAGACTGTTCAGAACGCGATCCCTCAAAGAGCGAGATCTATATCGTCGAGGGAGACTCAGCAGGGGGATCAGCCAAACAGGGAAGGAGCAGAAAGTTCCAGGCGATCCTTCCATTGAGAGGAAAGATCCTGAATGTTGAGAAGGCAACCGAACACAAGATTCTCAAGAATCTTGAGATTAATGCGCTTATCTCAGCAATCGGAACTGGTATCGGGACAAATTTCGATCCTGAGCGTGCCCGCTACCATTCGATCATCATCATGACTGATGCAGATGTGGATGGAGCACATATCAGCACGCTCCTTCTGACCTTCTTCTACCGATATATGACCGAATTAATTGAGATGGGCTATATCTATCTCGCTCAGCCCCCCCTTTACCGGGTTTCAAAGGGCAGGAAGGAGCGTTACGTCTTCCGTGAGGACGAGATGCGGAAAGCCGTTCTTGAGATGGGAGAAAACGGTGTCCATGTCCAGCGGTACAAGGGTCTTGGTGAGATGAATGCCCAGCAGCTCTGGGAGACGACAATGGATCCCAGCCGGCGCGTGCTGAAACAGGTGAGGATCGAGGATGCGATCCACGCAAACGATATCTTTGAGAAACTGATGGGTGAAAATGTCTCTGCACGAAAGGATTTCATCAAGCGGCATGCACTGGAGGTGAAGAACCTTGACATCTGA
- the gyrA gene encoding DNA gyrase subunit A yields MTSEDVAPRVIPVAIEDEMKKSYIDYAMSVIIGRAIPDIRDGLKPVHRRTLYAMWGSGNTSDKPFRKSVKAVAATMENYHPHGDSAIYDTLVKMAQPFSYRYTLVEGQGNFGSIDGDSAAAMRYTEARLTKAAEALLVDIEKETVDFIANFDGSTTEPVVLPARIPNLLVNGTSGIAVGMATNMPPHNLGEVCTLLERFIETPDLPLQDILSIMPGPDFPTGGRIMGSEGILNAYTTGYGRVIVRGVAEIESGKRDLEQIIITEIPYQVNKAKMIENIAQLVREKKIEGIGDLRDESDKDGIRVVIELKKGINAHVILNLLYKHTQLQTTFGVINLSIVDGQPKVLPLTDILRHFLAHRVSVIRRRSEFELKKARDRLHILLGLLIALDQIDEVIATIRASASVEEAGTALISKFGLDEIQADAILKMQLRRLAALEHQKIVDEKNALEAEIARLMELLSSEANILSVVREETREIKEKFADPRRTEIAHSAEFLDKEALIEEKKVFVALTEQNYIKRMPLETYRQQRRGGRGVIGMSTKEEDCISSVFVASTHDYLLCFSDQGRAYWLKIYDIPEGSRTSRGKAIVNLLNINSETIQKVIPVSSFRSDRFLFFATRKGTVVKIALDQFSNPRQSGINAIRLRDGDSLVDVKWTDGNRELILTTAHGQSLRFHEEAVRAVGRGAMGVRGISLRNGDRLQAVTVVNFDHLLTITEKGYGKRTEFDEFRGHGRGTLGVKNIITDLRSGMVVASRAISTTDEIIVMTASGIVIRTRVDEIAIQKRSTRGVRIIRLDEGDRVTGFAIVTAEMQTSADPDDQADPDVLPDLDLQADEDQKE; encoded by the coding sequence TTGACATCTGAAGACGTGGCACCACGCGTCATCCCGGTGGCGATCGAGGATGAGATGAAGAAGAGCTACATCGATTATGCGATGAGCGTCATCATCGGTCGTGCCATCCCCGATATCCGTGACGGCCTGAAACCTGTTCACCGGCGAACCCTCTATGCAATGTGGGGATCCGGCAACACCTCAGACAAACCCTTCAGGAAATCGGTTAAAGCAGTCGCAGCCACAATGGAGAATTACCATCCCCACGGCGACTCGGCCATCTACGACACCCTGGTCAAGATGGCCCAGCCTTTCTCCTACCGCTACACCCTTGTTGAGGGCCAGGGGAACTTCGGATCAATTGACGGCGACTCGGCTGCGGCGATGCGTTATACCGAGGCACGGCTTACAAAGGCAGCTGAGGCGCTTCTTGTCGATATCGAGAAGGAGACAGTTGATTTCATAGCAAACTTCGATGGATCCACAACCGAGCCGGTTGTCCTCCCTGCCCGTATCCCAAACCTCCTTGTGAACGGGACAAGCGGGATTGCTGTTGGGATGGCAACAAACATGCCTCCCCACAACCTTGGTGAGGTCTGCACACTGCTTGAGCGGTTCATCGAAACTCCCGATCTCCCGCTCCAGGATATCCTCTCTATCATGCCGGGCCCCGACTTTCCCACAGGTGGCCGGATTATGGGATCAGAAGGCATCCTGAACGCCTATACGACCGGATACGGACGGGTCATTGTCCGTGGCGTGGCCGAGATCGAGAGCGGCAAACGCGATCTTGAGCAGATCATCATCACCGAGATCCCCTACCAGGTGAACAAGGCAAAGATGATCGAGAATATTGCCCAGCTTGTGCGTGAGAAGAAGATTGAAGGGATTGGCGATCTCCGCGATGAATCAGACAAGGACGGGATCCGTGTCGTCATCGAACTGAAGAAAGGGATCAACGCACATGTCATCCTCAATCTCCTGTATAAGCATACCCAGCTCCAGACGACGTTTGGTGTCATCAACCTCTCGATTGTGGACGGCCAGCCAAAGGTACTCCCGCTCACCGATATCCTCAGGCATTTCCTTGCCCACAGGGTCTCGGTTATCAGGAGACGCTCCGAGTTTGAGCTGAAGAAAGCACGGGACCGGCTCCATATCCTCCTTGGTCTCCTGATCGCCCTTGACCAAATTGACGAGGTCATTGCAACAATCCGGGCATCCGCCTCTGTTGAAGAGGCAGGTACTGCGTTAATCTCAAAGTTTGGTCTTGACGAGATCCAGGCTGACGCAATCCTGAAGATGCAGCTCCGGAGGCTTGCCGCTCTCGAACACCAGAAGATTGTTGATGAGAAGAACGCTCTTGAAGCCGAGATTGCAAGACTTATGGAACTGCTCTCAAGTGAAGCAAACATCCTCTCCGTTGTCAGGGAAGAGACCCGCGAGATCAAAGAGAAGTTTGCAGATCCCCGGAGAACCGAGATCGCTCACAGCGCCGAGTTCCTTGATAAGGAGGCACTGATCGAGGAGAAGAAGGTCTTTGTTGCACTGACTGAGCAGAACTACATCAAGCGGATGCCGCTTGAAACATACAGGCAGCAGAGGAGAGGCGGCAGGGGCGTCATCGGGATGTCGACAAAAGAGGAGGACTGCATCAGTTCGGTCTTTGTCGCATCCACCCATGACTACCTCCTCTGCTTTTCAGATCAGGGGCGGGCATACTGGCTGAAGATCTACGACATACCGGAAGGCTCCCGCACGTCCCGTGGCAAAGCCATCGTGAACCTTCTCAATATCAACAGCGAGACGATCCAGAAGGTGATCCCGGTATCCAGCTTCAGGAGTGACCGCTTCCTCTTCTTTGCAACACGGAAGGGAACGGTTGTCAAGATCGCACTTGACCAGTTTTCAAATCCGCGGCAGAGCGGGATCAATGCCATCAGGCTCCGTGACGGCGATTCTCTTGTCGATGTGAAATGGACAGACGGCAATCGCGAACTGATCCTGACAACCGCACACGGCCAGAGCCTGCGGTTCCATGAAGAGGCTGTCCGTGCTGTTGGAAGGGGAGCTATGGGTGTACGCGGTATATCGCTTCGAAATGGCGATCGCCTCCAGGCTGTCACCGTCGTTAACTTCGACCATCTCCTGACAATCACCGAGAAGGGATATGGCAAACGGACTGAATTTGATGAATTCCGGGGTCATGGCAGGGGTACGCTTGGTGTCAAAAACATCATCACCGATCTCAGGTCAGGCATGGTTGTCGCGTCCCGTGCCATCTCGACAACAGATGAGATAATCGTCATGACTGCTTCTGGAATAGTCATCAGGACACGGGTTGATGAGATTGCCATCCAGAAGAGGAGCACCCGGGGTGTCCGGATCATCCGGCTTGATGAGGGCGATCGCGTAACCGGGTTTGCCATTGTCACTGCGGAGATGCAGACATCTGCCGATCCGGATGATCAGGCTGATCCCGATGTCCTGCCTGATTTGGATCTTCAGGCAGATGAAGACCAAAAAGAATAG